A region from the Rhodamnia argentea isolate NSW1041297 chromosome 7, ASM2092103v1, whole genome shotgun sequence genome encodes:
- the LOC115734860 gene encoding uncharacterized protein At4g08330, chloroplastic-like isoform X2, translating to MSESDISYSCGSCGYPLNLASSNQITAGVGSKYDKDLKKGFTTFLSVDLSRFTQVDEVTCFPVCWGRNHLQTKLLCLSC from the exons ATGTCGGAAAGCGACATCTCTTACAG CTGTGGTTCCTGTGGATATCCTCTGAACTTGGCATCTTCCAATCAAATTACTGCTGGAGTGGGCTCGAAATATGATAAAGACTTGAAGAAAGGTTTCACTACCTTTCTTTCGGTTGATCTCAGCAGATTCACCCAGGTGGATGAAGTTACGTGTTTTCCGGTTTGTTGGGGTCGTAACCACTTACAGACAAAACTTCTCTGCC TATCTTGCTGA
- the LOC115734858 gene encoding uncharacterized protein LOC115734858 isoform X1: MIHLFLSKPNANDKGDSDSAEAIIPLLHQLGTVIWSTIVSSGAKSEARLWLCKSVSLMTPLSPRDQRDLFRNMLRSKSVNLELASQLLQMVFEKRPRLAGSILAKRSHTLENFFKDNAGNPRRILKWFSNFDAGGGSDHKNGAKALSQFAFVNRDICWEELEWKGKHGQSPAMVATKPHYFLDLDVLRTVENFVEYVPEFWSSSEFAESLKDGEILSLDTKYFVELFIGLMYKDDSRDVWGAVDDFLRDASFSSLCNHLLISLQESELLIFLRSLSKSFSSPVENMELGNSSCWLEIVLSKCKDFASIDQLLLLNMVVNQGRQLLRLMQDEECQEEKEKVEDIVSQIVNASSISGSFAAILDGCLGIRTLDVVKLLGLYSWVIHYVLSKECQTLESWESLFIRNGITFRKSGTYSILEYDRIKQEENWSRLDNKSPGAIHSKKKEKRRKKRRRAVGFNDDVSDDDDLFVRDDGQDMQSRTISWLLSTDGFSTPWTMPDLPEHLAKHCLSVWMKWVFTKQTDAA; this comes from the exons ATGATTCACCTGTTTCTTTCAAAACCCAACGCTAATGATAAAGGAGATAGTGACTCTGCCGAGGCGATTATCCCTCTCTTGCATCAGTTGGGAACTGTCATCTGGTCAACAATCGTGTCTTCTGGAGCTAAATCGGAGGCTCGACTATGGCTTTGCAAAAGTGTATCACTGATGACACCGTTGTCTCCGCGTGATCAGCGAGATCTATTCAGGAACATGCTGAGATCTAAGTCAGTAAATCTGGAGTTGGCTTCACAACTCTTGCAAATGGTATTTGAGAAGAGACCGCGCTTGGCAGGTTCAATCCTAGCCAAGAGAAGCCACACGCTGGAGAATTTTTTCAAAG ACAATGCAGGAAATCCAAGGCGTATATTAAAGTGGTTTTCTAACTTTGATGCTGGTGGTGGGTCAGATCACAAAAATGGAGCAAAGGCCTTGTCTCAATTTGCTTTTGTTAATCGTGATATTTGTTGGGAGGAACTTGAGTGGAAGGGAAAGCATGGTCAGTCACCTGCAATGGTCGCCACCAAGCCACATTACTTTCTTGATTTGGATGTTTTGAGGACAGTTGAGAACTTTGTTGAATACGTGCCTGAGTTTTGGTCTTCCAGTGAGTTTGCTGAGTCTCTGAAAGATGGTGAGATTTTGTCTCTGGACACAAAATATTTTGTTGAACTTTTCATTGGATTGATGTATAAGGATGACTCGAGAGATGTATGGGGAGCTGTAGATGATTTTCTCAGGGATGCGTCGTTCTCCTCTCTATGTAACCACCTTCTTATTTCTCTCCAGGAGAGTGAACTTCTCATTTTCCTGAGATCGCTTAGCAAATCTTTCAGCTCACCTGTAGAAAATATGGAACTTGGCAACTCGTCCTGCTGGTTAGAAATTGTCCTCTCCAAGTGCAAAGATTTTGCATCTATAGATCAATTACTCCTGTTAAATATGGTTGTTAATCAAGGTCGCCAGCTTCTGCGCCTCATGCAAGATGAAGAGTGtcaggaggaaaaggaaaaagtggaAGATATAGTGTCGCAGATTGTTAATGCCTCAAGCATTTCAGGCAGCTTTGCTGCAATCCTGGATGGGTGCCTTGGCATTCGAACCCTTGATGTGGTGAAGCTGTTGGGACTTTACTCTTGGGTTATTCATTATGTACTTTCCAAAGAATGTCAGACCTTGGAGTCGTGGGAGTCTTTGTTTATAAGGAATGGGATTACTTTTAGGAAATCTGGTACATATTCAATCCTGGAATATGATAGAATAAAACAGGAAGAAAATTGGTCTAGGTTGGATAATAAATCACCAGGTGCTATTCAttcaaagaagaaggagaaaaggagaaagaaaaggaggagggCTGTTGGCTTCAATGATGATGtcagtgatgatgatgatctttTTGTACGGGATGATGGGCAGGACATGCAATCACGGACCATAAGTTGGCTGCTTTCCACAGACGGTTTTTCCACTCCATGGACCATG CCAGACTTGCCAGAGCATCTTGCTAAGCACTGCTTGTCTGTTTGGATGAAGTGggttttcacaaaacaaactgATGCAGCCTAA
- the LOC115734860 gene encoding uncharacterized protein At4g08330, chloroplastic-like isoform X1, whose product MSESDISYSCGSCGYPLNLASSNQITAGVGSKYDKDLKKGFTTFLSVDLSRFTQVDEVTCFPVCWGRNHLQTKLLCRKCGAHIGYGYRESPILCGFHSPDSSRSSHNKFTVKILAIQPSGNC is encoded by the exons ATGTCGGAAAGCGACATCTCTTACAG CTGTGGTTCCTGTGGATATCCTCTGAACTTGGCATCTTCCAATCAAATTACTGCTGGAGTGGGCTCGAAATATGATAAAGACTTGAAGAAAGGTTTCACTACCTTTCTTTCGGTTGATCTCAGCAGATTCACCCAGGTGGATGAAGTTACGTGTTTTCCGGTTTGTTGGGGTCGTAACCACTTACAGACAAAACTTCTCTGCCGTAAGTGCGGTGCCCACATTGGCTATGGTTATAGGGAGTCGCCAATTCTTTGTGGTTTTCACTCGCCCGACTCCTCTAGATCTTCACACAATAAGTTCACCGTGAAGATTTTAGCTATACAGCCTTCGGGGAACTGCTAA
- the LOC115734859 gene encoding mediator of RNA polymerase II transcription subunit 19a isoform X2, with amino-acid sequence MDPESKNFGNGPRELTGAVDLINHFKLSPHHEFFCKKSLPLSLSDTHYLHNLVGDTEIRKGEGMQLDQLIQSTSNGRDSHFRIQPFDLDSLGDAFHLRETTRVDLPATEKGMPTISGKSRSESKDKEKKHKKHKDRDKEKDKEHKKHKHRHKDRGKDKDKDKERKKDKVGQHDSGVDNSKKHHEKKRKHDGDEDLNEHKHKKT; translated from the exons ATGGATCCAGAAAGCAAGAATTTTGGAAACG GACCGAGAGAATTGACTGGTGCTGTAGATCTCATAAATCACTTTAAGCTGTCACCCCATCATGAATTTTTCTGCAAGAAGTCCCTACCATTGTCACTTTCTGACACCCACTATCTTCATAATTTGGTGGGAGATACTGAAATTCGGAAAGGAGAGGGGATGCAGTTGGATCAGCTCATTCAGAGTACATCAAACGGGAGAGATTCTCACTTCCGCATACAACCTTTTGACCTAGATTCTCTCGGAGATGCATTCCATCTGAGGGAAACCACCCGTGTTGACTTACCTGCA ACGGAGAAGGGGATGCCAACCATTTCAGGAAAATCAAGAAGTGAATCAAAGGATAAGGAGAAAAAGCATAAAAAGCATAAAGATAGAGATAAGGAGAAAGATAAAGAGCATAAGAAGCACAAGCATCGTCATAAAGATCGGGGCAAAGACAAAGACAAagacaaggaaaggaaaaaggacaaaGTTGGGCAGCATGATTCAGGAGTTGACAACTCCAAAAAACATCATGAAAAG AAAAGGAAGCATGATGGAGATGAAGATCTTAACGAGCACAAACACAAGAAAA CATAA
- the LOC115734859 gene encoding mediator of RNA polymerase II transcription subunit 19a isoform X1, translated as MDPESKNFGNGPRELTGAVDLINHFKLSPHHEFFCKKSLPLSLSDTHYLHNLVGDTEIRKGEGMQLDQLIQSTSNGRDSHFRIQPFDLDSLGDAFHLRETTRVDLPATEKGMPTISGKSRSESKDKEKKHKKHKDRDKEKDKEHKKHKHRHKDRGKDKDKDKERKKDKVGQHDSGVDNSKKHHEKKRKHDGDEDLNEHKHKKSKHKSAKLDEVGVIRVAG; from the exons ATGGATCCAGAAAGCAAGAATTTTGGAAACG GACCGAGAGAATTGACTGGTGCTGTAGATCTCATAAATCACTTTAAGCTGTCACCCCATCATGAATTTTTCTGCAAGAAGTCCCTACCATTGTCACTTTCTGACACCCACTATCTTCATAATTTGGTGGGAGATACTGAAATTCGGAAAGGAGAGGGGATGCAGTTGGATCAGCTCATTCAGAGTACATCAAACGGGAGAGATTCTCACTTCCGCATACAACCTTTTGACCTAGATTCTCTCGGAGATGCATTCCATCTGAGGGAAACCACCCGTGTTGACTTACCTGCA ACGGAGAAGGGGATGCCAACCATTTCAGGAAAATCAAGAAGTGAATCAAAGGATAAGGAGAAAAAGCATAAAAAGCATAAAGATAGAGATAAGGAGAAAGATAAAGAGCATAAGAAGCACAAGCATCGTCATAAAGATCGGGGCAAAGACAAAGACAAagacaaggaaaggaaaaaggacaaaGTTGGGCAGCATGATTCAGGAGTTGACAACTCCAAAAAACATCATGAAAAG AAAAGGAAGCATGATGGAGATGAAGATCTTAACGAGCACAAACACAAGAAAAGTAAG CATAAGAGTGCAAAGCTTGACGAGGTGGGAGTCATAAGAGTCGCGGGATGA
- the LOC115734858 gene encoding uncharacterized protein LOC115734858 isoform X2, with product MIHLFLSKPNANDKGDSDSAEAIIPLLHQLGTVIWSTIVSSGAKSEARLWLCKSVSLMTPLSPRDQRDLFRNMLRSKSVNLELASQLLQMVFEKRPRLAGSILAKRSHTLENFFKGNPRRILKWFSNFDAGGGSDHKNGAKALSQFAFVNRDICWEELEWKGKHGQSPAMVATKPHYFLDLDVLRTVENFVEYVPEFWSSSEFAESLKDGEILSLDTKYFVELFIGLMYKDDSRDVWGAVDDFLRDASFSSLCNHLLISLQESELLIFLRSLSKSFSSPVENMELGNSSCWLEIVLSKCKDFASIDQLLLLNMVVNQGRQLLRLMQDEECQEEKEKVEDIVSQIVNASSISGSFAAILDGCLGIRTLDVVKLLGLYSWVIHYVLSKECQTLESWESLFIRNGITFRKSGTYSILEYDRIKQEENWSRLDNKSPGAIHSKKKEKRRKKRRRAVGFNDDVSDDDDLFVRDDGQDMQSRTISWLLSTDGFSTPWTMPDLPEHLAKHCLSVWMKWVFTKQTDAA from the exons ATGATTCACCTGTTTCTTTCAAAACCCAACGCTAATGATAAAGGAGATAGTGACTCTGCCGAGGCGATTATCCCTCTCTTGCATCAGTTGGGAACTGTCATCTGGTCAACAATCGTGTCTTCTGGAGCTAAATCGGAGGCTCGACTATGGCTTTGCAAAAGTGTATCACTGATGACACCGTTGTCTCCGCGTGATCAGCGAGATCTATTCAGGAACATGCTGAGATCTAAGTCAGTAAATCTGGAGTTGGCTTCACAACTCTTGCAAATGGTATTTGAGAAGAGACCGCGCTTGGCAGGTTCAATCCTAGCCAAGAGAAGCCACACGCTGGAGAATTTTTTCAAAG GAAATCCAAGGCGTATATTAAAGTGGTTTTCTAACTTTGATGCTGGTGGTGGGTCAGATCACAAAAATGGAGCAAAGGCCTTGTCTCAATTTGCTTTTGTTAATCGTGATATTTGTTGGGAGGAACTTGAGTGGAAGGGAAAGCATGGTCAGTCACCTGCAATGGTCGCCACCAAGCCACATTACTTTCTTGATTTGGATGTTTTGAGGACAGTTGAGAACTTTGTTGAATACGTGCCTGAGTTTTGGTCTTCCAGTGAGTTTGCTGAGTCTCTGAAAGATGGTGAGATTTTGTCTCTGGACACAAAATATTTTGTTGAACTTTTCATTGGATTGATGTATAAGGATGACTCGAGAGATGTATGGGGAGCTGTAGATGATTTTCTCAGGGATGCGTCGTTCTCCTCTCTATGTAACCACCTTCTTATTTCTCTCCAGGAGAGTGAACTTCTCATTTTCCTGAGATCGCTTAGCAAATCTTTCAGCTCACCTGTAGAAAATATGGAACTTGGCAACTCGTCCTGCTGGTTAGAAATTGTCCTCTCCAAGTGCAAAGATTTTGCATCTATAGATCAATTACTCCTGTTAAATATGGTTGTTAATCAAGGTCGCCAGCTTCTGCGCCTCATGCAAGATGAAGAGTGtcaggaggaaaaggaaaaagtggaAGATATAGTGTCGCAGATTGTTAATGCCTCAAGCATTTCAGGCAGCTTTGCTGCAATCCTGGATGGGTGCCTTGGCATTCGAACCCTTGATGTGGTGAAGCTGTTGGGACTTTACTCTTGGGTTATTCATTATGTACTTTCCAAAGAATGTCAGACCTTGGAGTCGTGGGAGTCTTTGTTTATAAGGAATGGGATTACTTTTAGGAAATCTGGTACATATTCAATCCTGGAATATGATAGAATAAAACAGGAAGAAAATTGGTCTAGGTTGGATAATAAATCACCAGGTGCTATTCAttcaaagaagaaggagaaaaggagaaagaaaaggaggagggCTGTTGGCTTCAATGATGATGtcagtgatgatgatgatctttTTGTACGGGATGATGGGCAGGACATGCAATCACGGACCATAAGTTGGCTGCTTTCCACAGACGGTTTTTCCACTCCATGGACCATG CCAGACTTGCCAGAGCATCTTGCTAAGCACTGCTTGTCTGTTTGGATGAAGTGggttttcacaaaacaaactgATGCAGCCTAA